In Salisediminibacterium beveridgei, one DNA window encodes the following:
- a CDS encoding D-alanyl-D-alanine carboxypeptidase family protein: MGRRLSYVMLSLVMLMAFMLPMQTEVSASYEPTVETVILVDAESGRILYEQNVDQPLPPASMTKMMSEYLILEAVNAGEISWDQEVPISDFLASFSHNRALSNVPLRVDGEYNVEELYESVAIYSANASTMALAKLISGSYGAFVESMNEKGLELGLGTLMRDAGSDYGLDNLEEISEEGLGSFQFVNSTGLPNRLLEGEHPEGTGEEEDNYMSARAAASLSYYLVNDFPEVLEVAGIPHKVFREDTADAIDMPNWNNMIPGTENSHLDYEYVDGLKTGYTEAAGFTFTGTGEKDGQRLISVVMGADSIEHRFQETQRVLEWGFDTFYEGEIYEAGYTPEGYETLSVSKGEEEEVGIESTDSVHRLIQDGDEENYRYEIEMNEDLLDEEGAIEAPVEAGTVVGQMVIQFDGEERYIHDEMDRTTEVDLITTGDVERSGWFTLMLQSIGDFFSNVWTSVTETVRGWL; the protein is encoded by the coding sequence ATGGGAAGAAGATTGAGTTATGTAATGCTGTCATTAGTAATGCTTATGGCATTCATGCTGCCTATGCAGACTGAAGTCTCGGCATCTTACGAACCAACAGTGGAAACGGTGATTCTTGTGGATGCTGAATCCGGAAGGATTCTGTATGAACAAAATGTGGATCAGCCTCTGCCACCAGCAAGTATGACGAAAATGATGAGCGAATACCTCATCCTTGAAGCGGTGAATGCGGGTGAAATCAGTTGGGATCAGGAAGTGCCGATCAGTGATTTTCTGGCTTCCTTTTCACATAACCGAGCGCTCTCGAATGTTCCTTTAAGGGTGGACGGAGAATATAATGTTGAAGAACTCTATGAATCCGTAGCGATTTATTCGGCAAATGCATCGACCATGGCACTGGCCAAGCTGATTTCCGGTTCGTACGGCGCATTTGTTGAGAGTATGAATGAAAAAGGTCTGGAACTCGGTCTTGGAACATTGATGCGCGATGCCGGCAGTGACTATGGTCTGGATAATTTAGAGGAAATATCGGAAGAAGGACTCGGATCTTTTCAATTTGTAAATTCCACGGGTCTCCCGAACAGACTTCTTGAAGGTGAGCACCCGGAAGGAACGGGAGAAGAGGAAGACAATTATATGTCTGCGCGAGCGGCAGCTTCTCTGTCCTATTACCTGGTGAACGACTTTCCAGAAGTTCTTGAAGTTGCCGGTATTCCGCATAAAGTATTCCGCGAAGATACCGCAGACGCCATTGACATGCCGAACTGGAATAATATGATTCCTGGAACTGAGAACAGTCATTTGGATTATGAATATGTGGACGGTCTGAAAACCGGTTATACGGAAGCAGCAGGATTTACCTTCACAGGAACCGGTGAAAAAGATGGGCAACGTCTCATCAGTGTGGTCATGGGTGCGGACTCGATCGAACACCGTTTTCAGGAGACGCAGCGCGTTCTTGAATGGGGATTTGATACCTTTTACGAAGGGGAGATCTATGAAGCCGGTTATACCCCGGAAGGATACGAGACTCTTTCTGTGAGCAAAGGGGAAGAAGAGGAAGTCGGCATTGAGTCGACTGATTCGGTTCATCGACTGATTCAGGACGGGGACGAAGAAAATTACAGATATGAGATCGAAATGAATGAAGATCTCCTCGATGAAGAGGGTGCGATTGAAGCCCCTGTCGAAGCTGGAACTGTCGTCGGACAAATGGTGATCCAGTTTGACGGCGAAGAACGGTATATTCATGATGAGATGGATCGTACCACAGAGGTGGATTTGATTACAACCGGTGATGTGGAACGTTCCGGCTGGTTTACATTAATGCTGCAAAGTATTGGAGATTTTTTCTCGAATGTATGGACATCCGTAACAGAAACAGTTCGTGGCTGGCTATAA
- the opp4A gene encoding oligopeptide ABC transporter substrate-binding protein gives MKKSRLVLPAALLSTTMVVAACGGNDNNGNNNDVDPGNDNNDNTEMNDDNDNNNNDDEAAEGDAPQGGTVTYGYTSPFAGLLDWAWYEGQDDSLALSLFNGEGLYEVRSENDFDLEPSLAHDWEWSDDNTTITFHLEEGVMWHDGEELTASDFKFSYETIAHPDGNTARQTNVDRIVGYEDYRAGEADELAGVEVIDDYTFSVEFNEVAANNLANLWSYPMSENHLGHLEVSEMEDADEIRRNPVGLGAFVVDNVVPGEMIEYSAFEDYWKGEPNLDGVVYRIVDGDLAGELLAQGEVDIIELTAGQAGPLEGDDTVTLEEIEALSYSYIGFKLGHWDEEEGTAVMDNEKFASKEVRHAFAHAIDRQGIIDAFSEGYGTVINAPESVIRWSYPDESQLNQFEYDTERAQELLAEAGYEDVTGDGFVEDPDGEEFTVNFAAMNAPADIAEPRAQYIIQNLQDAGINAQLMDGQLYDFNLFYDLVEEDDPDIDIFLGAWGLATADPDLSGLWLSTDFWNFSRWVNEESDQLIRDGVSEEALDFEYRQEVYQEWHQLFNEELPMIPLSSPVNIYGVSADVGGVTPEVRDATPDPHLWYREQ, from the coding sequence ATGAAGAAATCAAGATTGGTTTTGCCAGCTGCACTTCTGTCCACAACGATGGTCGTCGCTGCATGTGGTGGCAACGATAACAACGGGAACAACAATGATGTTGATCCTGGAAACGACAACAATGATAACACGGAAATGAACGACGATAACGACAACAACAATAATGACGATGAAGCAGCCGAGGGTGATGCACCTCAGGGTGGTACGGTCACGTACGGTTACACTTCACCATTCGCCGGTCTTCTCGACTGGGCCTGGTATGAAGGTCAGGACGACAGTCTGGCACTTTCACTGTTTAATGGCGAAGGCCTTTATGAAGTGCGTTCAGAAAATGATTTTGATCTGGAGCCAAGCCTCGCACATGATTGGGAATGGTCTGACGACAATACAACGATAACCTTCCATCTTGAAGAAGGTGTCATGTGGCACGACGGTGAGGAATTGACTGCAAGTGATTTCAAATTCTCTTATGAGACGATCGCACATCCGGATGGAAACACGGCTCGTCAAACGAACGTAGACCGGATTGTTGGATATGAAGATTACCGCGCAGGTGAAGCGGATGAGCTCGCAGGTGTGGAAGTCATCGATGACTACACATTCTCCGTTGAGTTCAATGAAGTTGCAGCGAACAACCTGGCTAACCTCTGGAGCTACCCAATGTCCGAAAATCACCTTGGACACCTGGAAGTTTCTGAAATGGAAGACGCGGATGAAATCCGTCGGAATCCAGTGGGTCTCGGTGCATTCGTAGTGGATAACGTTGTACCAGGTGAAATGATTGAGTATTCAGCGTTTGAAGACTACTGGAAAGGTGAACCGAACCTTGACGGTGTTGTCTATCGTATTGTAGACGGCGACCTCGCAGGTGAACTGCTCGCTCAAGGTGAAGTGGATATTATTGAACTGACTGCAGGTCAGGCAGGACCACTTGAAGGTGACGATACAGTTACTTTGGAAGAAATCGAAGCCCTCTCTTACAGCTATATCGGCTTTAAGCTCGGTCACTGGGATGAAGAAGAAGGAACAGCTGTGATGGACAATGAGAAATTTGCAAGCAAAGAAGTTCGTCACGCTTTTGCACATGCGATTGACCGCCAGGGCATCATTGATGCTTTCTCAGAAGGTTATGGAACAGTAATCAATGCCCCTGAATCCGTGATCCGTTGGAGTTACCCGGACGAGTCACAATTGAATCAATTTGAATACGACACTGAACGCGCGCAAGAACTTCTTGCGGAAGCAGGCTATGAAGACGTGACTGGTGATGGTTTTGTTGAAGATCCAGATGGTGAAGAGTTCACAGTAAACTTTGCTGCCATGAACGCACCTGCTGACATTGCTGAGCCACGTGCCCAGTACATCATCCAGAACCTTCAGGATGCAGGCATTAACGCACAGCTCATGGATGGACAGCTTTATGACTTCAACCTGTTCTATGACCTGGTTGAAGAAGACGATCCTGACATTGACATCTTTTTGGGTGCGTGGGGACTGGCAACAGCTGACCCTGACCTTAGTGGCCTTTGGTTGTCAACAGACTTCTGGAACTTCAGCCGTTGGGTAAATGAAGAATCTGACCAGTTGATTCGGGACGGTGTTTCGGAAGAAGCGCTCGACTTTGAATACCGTCAGGAAGTTTACCAGGAATGGCACCAACTCTTTAATGAGGAACTGCCAATGATTCCACTCAGCTCGCCGGTTAACATTTACGGTGTTTCGGCTGATGTCGGTGGCGTAACTCCAGAAGTACGCGACGCAACACCAGATCCACACCTTTGGTACCGCGAACAGTAA
- a CDS encoding RNA-guided endonuclease InsQ/TnpB family protein: MARKKPIKVLRKKKKTVNMQRFTQKQNIGRSTLSAREFRLLQRMSHSSKALRNVGLYTIKQKYLNENKMATTKEIDNAMKADMNYWGIQSNSVQAVRRTLLSEVKSFFEALKKWKETPEGFTGRPKFPKYSRSTAKRVIEIYQVPKVDQDGYWSIPMNTAFRKRFGPLRLRMPKNLMDKNISYIEIVPKQNGRFFEAHYVYEVPMSQMKKQQTTTKALSCDLGVDYLLSCTTNQGDAFLMNGKKLKSINQYFNKKISELKQKNIENGLSKRIVTNQIASLWRKRNLQIDGYLSQTVGLLFKQIKRLNVDTVVMGYNAGWKQESHLGKKNNQEFVQIPFHRLISAIENKCLKEGIRFVKQEESYTSKASFLDNDDIPVWSKGDNTMYSFSGKRLYRGFYRCENGQCIHADINAALNILRKSQVAEWDEKTKIKTPMIMDVQKRKAVA; this comes from the coding sequence ATGGCTAGGAAAAAACCGATTAAAGTATTGCGCAAGAAAAAGAAAACAGTCAATATGCAACGGTTCACCCAAAAACAGAACATTGGTCGCAGCACCCTTAGCGCTAGAGAGTTTCGACTTCTGCAACGCATGTCTCATAGTTCCAAGGCTTTGCGCAACGTAGGCTTATATACGATTAAACAAAAGTATTTGAATGAAAACAAAATGGCGACAACAAAAGAAATAGACAACGCAATGAAGGCCGATATGAACTATTGGGGCATTCAATCCAACTCCGTACAAGCGGTTCGAAGAACCTTACTCAGTGAAGTAAAGAGCTTCTTCGAAGCGTTAAAGAAGTGGAAAGAAACCCCTGAAGGTTTCACAGGTCGCCCAAAGTTCCCAAAGTATTCTCGTTCCACGGCCAAACGTGTCATCGAAATCTATCAAGTTCCCAAAGTGGATCAGGATGGATATTGGAGCATTCCAATGAATACTGCTTTCAGAAAACGTTTTGGTCCCTTAAGACTGCGAATGCCAAAGAATTTAATGGATAAAAACATTTCTTACATTGAAATTGTGCCAAAGCAAAACGGTCGGTTCTTTGAGGCTCATTATGTATACGAAGTACCTATGTCTCAAATGAAGAAACAACAAACGACGACAAAAGCTTTGAGTTGCGATTTAGGTGTAGATTATCTTCTTAGTTGTACAACGAATCAAGGAGACGCCTTTTTGATGAATGGAAAGAAGTTAAAATCCATCAATCAGTACTTCAACAAAAAGATAAGCGAATTAAAACAGAAAAACATCGAAAACGGCTTGTCGAAACGCATAGTGACAAACCAAATCGCTTCTCTTTGGCGTAAACGAAATCTCCAAATAGACGGCTACCTTTCACAAACCGTAGGTTTGTTATTCAAACAGATAAAACGACTGAACGTCGATACCGTGGTAATGGGTTATAATGCCGGTTGGAAACAAGAATCGCATTTAGGGAAGAAAAACAATCAAGAGTTCGTACAAATTCCTTTCCACAGATTGATTTCGGCTATTGAGAACAAGTGTCTCAAGGAAGGCATCCGTTTCGTTAAGCAGGAAGAGAGCTACACGTCTAAAGCTAGTTTTCTGGATAATGACGATATTCCGGTTTGGTCAAAAGGCGATAACACGATGTACTCCTTTAGTGGGAAGCGCCTATATCGCGGCTTCTATCGCTGTGAAAATGGACAATGCATCCATGCCGACATTAATGCAGCATTAAATATCCTTCGGAAATCTCAAGTAGCAGAATGGGATGAAAAAACGAAAATAAAAACGCCCATGATCATGGACGTTCAAAAACGTAAAGCTGTTGCTTAG
- the pdxT gene encoding pyridoxal 5'-phosphate synthase glutaminase subunit PdxT, translating to MITIGVLALQGAVREHVKALAAPDVQVVTIKHTEQLETIDGLVFPGGESTTMRRLINQYGFFDPLIAFANQRKPIFGTCAGAILMASEIVGQTEPHLSVMDMTVERNAFGRQKESFEVMLDMKNVAPDIEAVFIRAPIIQSVGANANILAAYEGQIVAAQQGPFLACSFHPELTDDDRMHQYFVQMVRESVKQVHH from the coding sequence ATGATTACAATTGGAGTACTGGCCTTACAAGGTGCGGTAAGAGAGCATGTCAAAGCGCTCGCTGCACCGGATGTACAGGTAGTTACCATTAAGCACACAGAACAGTTGGAAACGATCGATGGACTGGTTTTTCCGGGTGGAGAAAGTACAACCATGCGGAGGTTGATTAATCAATACGGTTTTTTTGATCCATTAATCGCCTTTGCCAACCAGAGAAAGCCGATCTTCGGTACATGTGCCGGTGCAATTTTGATGGCATCAGAAATCGTCGGTCAAACTGAACCGCACCTGTCCGTCATGGATATGACCGTGGAGCGAAATGCCTTTGGCAGACAAAAAGAAAGCTTTGAAGTCATGCTGGATATGAAAAATGTGGCACCGGATATTGAAGCTGTGTTCATCCGGGCGCCGATTATTCAATCTGTGGGAGCAAATGCGAATATCCTTGCGGCTTATGAAGGACAGATTGTCGCTGCCCAACAAGGACCATTTCTGGCATGCTCATTCCATCCCGAGCTGACAGATGATGACCGAATGCATCAATATTTTGTGCAAATGGTTCGTGAATCGGTTAAACAGGTGCATCATTAA
- the tnpA gene encoding IS200/IS605 family transposase, which produces MELDNNNHSVFLLYYHLVLVVKYRKEVIDNNISEYLKDHFVRLMEPKGIKLEEWNQDGDHVHVLFRSVPNVDLSKTINNYKSVSSRLVKRDFPHIKKSLWKEMFWSRSYCLLTSGGAPVETIRKYIETQGMK; this is translated from the coding sequence TTGGAATTAGATAATAATAATCATTCAGTGTTCTTGTTGTATTACCACTTAGTCTTGGTTGTTAAGTACCGAAAAGAAGTGATTGATAATAATATTTCAGAGTATTTGAAAGATCATTTCGTTCGCTTAATGGAGCCTAAGGGAATCAAATTGGAAGAGTGGAATCAAGACGGTGACCACGTTCACGTATTGTTCCGTTCGGTTCCTAATGTAGATTTGTCAAAAACAATAAACAATTACAAAAGCGTTAGTTCCCGTTTAGTAAAGCGCGACTTCCCTCATATTAAAAAGTCGCTATGGAAAGAAATGTTTTGGTCGCGCAGCTATTGTCTTTTAACTTCGGGTGGCGCACCTGTTGAAACCATTCGCAAATATATCGAAACACAAGGGATGAAGTAA
- the pdxS gene encoding pyridoxal 5'-phosphate synthase lyase subunit PdxS, which yields MNKQVGTDRVKRGMAEMQKGGVIMDVINAEQAIIAEEAGAVAVMALERVPSDIRAAGGVARMADLSIVEEVQKAVSIPVMAKARIGHIVEARILESMGVDYIDESEVLTPADEVFHLNKRDYTVPFVCGARDLGEAARRIGEGASMLRTKGEPGTGNIVEAVRHQRLIQSQINKVVHMSEDEIMTEAKNLGAPYEVLLEIKRNGRLPLVNFAAGGIATPADAALMMHLGSDGVFVGSGIFKSDNPAKFAKAIVEATTHYDDFKLIAEVSKGLGSAMPGLEISSLEDKDRMQERGW from the coding sequence ATGAATAAACAAGTAGGGACAGATCGGGTTAAACGAGGCATGGCAGAGATGCAAAAGGGCGGCGTGATTATGGACGTGATCAATGCCGAGCAGGCAATTATTGCCGAAGAGGCAGGAGCAGTTGCAGTTATGGCACTTGAACGCGTGCCGTCAGATATTCGTGCAGCAGGCGGCGTAGCCCGTATGGCTGACCTTTCGATTGTAGAGGAAGTTCAAAAAGCGGTATCAATCCCGGTCATGGCGAAAGCACGTATCGGGCATATCGTGGAAGCGCGTATTCTTGAATCCATGGGTGTAGACTACATCGATGAGAGTGAAGTATTAACACCAGCGGATGAAGTATTCCACTTGAACAAGCGCGATTATACGGTGCCATTTGTTTGTGGTGCGCGTGACCTCGGTGAAGCTGCAAGACGAATCGGTGAAGGTGCATCGATGCTCCGTACGAAAGGTGAACCAGGAACCGGAAACATTGTTGAGGCGGTTCGCCACCAGCGGCTGATTCAATCTCAGATTAATAAAGTGGTGCATATGTCTGAAGATGAAATTATGACGGAAGCGAAGAATCTTGGAGCCCCTTATGAGGTGCTGTTGGAAATTAAACGCAATGGCCGCTTGCCACTCGTTAATTTTGCAGCAGGCGGTATTGCAACCCCTGCGGATGCGGCACTGATGATGCACCTTGGTTCCGATGGTGTATTTGTGGGATCCGGCATTTTCAAATCGGATAACCCGGCTAAATTTGCCAAAGCGATTGTAGAAGCAACAACCCATTATGATGATTTCAAACTGATTGCGGAAGTATCCAAAGGCTTGGGTTCTGCCATGCCGGGACTTGAAATTTCAAGTCTTGAAGACAAGGACCGCATGCAGGAACGCGGCTGGTAA
- a CDS encoding ABC transporter ATP-binding protein, translating to MSNQDALLEIKELHTGFNIDGKMHYAVKDVSFSVKPKEVVCVVGESGCGKSVMSLSVMKLLPKHNGKIDKGQVLFKGKDLAPLTDKEMNKIRGKDISMIFQEPMTALNPVMTIGWQMDEVLHNHTDSSNAEIRKKSISLLKQVGISRGEQIVNEYPHQLSGGMRQRVMIAMAIACQPQLLIADEPTTALDVTVQAQILELITKIQEEVGMAVMLITHDLGVVAEMADRVVVMYAGQVVEESDADRIFYEPKHPYTKALLSSIPRMDENREVLNTISGIVPSLKNMPERGCRFVNRCPEAMPECSEIDPELGETEKGHSVRCILYDVSMPDASKEVHQ from the coding sequence ATGAGCAATCAGGATGCGCTCCTCGAGATTAAAGAACTTCACACTGGTTTTAACATTGACGGAAAGATGCACTACGCTGTAAAAGATGTTTCGTTTTCTGTAAAACCTAAAGAAGTCGTTTGTGTTGTAGGTGAATCCGGCTGTGGAAAAAGTGTCATGTCCCTGTCGGTGATGAAATTGCTGCCCAAGCATAACGGGAAGATTGACAAAGGACAGGTTCTTTTCAAGGGAAAGGATCTGGCACCGTTGACCGATAAAGAGATGAATAAAATCCGTGGGAAAGACATCAGCATGATTTTCCAGGAACCGATGACGGCTTTAAATCCGGTTATGACCATTGGATGGCAGATGGATGAAGTCCTGCATAATCACACGGACAGCTCAAATGCAGAAATCCGTAAAAAAAGCATCTCTCTCTTAAAGCAAGTGGGAATCTCACGTGGCGAACAGATCGTTAATGAATATCCGCACCAGCTCTCCGGCGGGATGCGCCAGCGCGTGATGATCGCGATGGCGATTGCCTGCCAGCCCCAACTTCTGATTGCGGATGAACCGACAACGGCTTTGGACGTGACGGTTCAAGCGCAGATTCTTGAATTAATTACGAAGATCCAAGAAGAAGTGGGTATGGCAGTGATGCTCATCACACATGACTTAGGGGTCGTTGCGGAAATGGCCGACCGGGTTGTGGTGATGTACGCCGGGCAGGTTGTTGAGGAATCCGATGCAGACCGGATTTTCTATGAACCGAAGCATCCTTATACGAAAGCACTTCTGAGTTCGATTCCACGAATGGATGAAAACAGAGAGGTACTGAATACAATCAGCGGGATAGTCCCTTCACTGAAAAATATGCCTGAACGGGGTTGCCGGTTCGTTAACCGATGTCCCGAAGCAATGCCTGAATGTTCAGAGATCGATCCGGAACTCGGTGAAACGGAGAAAGGTCATTCGGTGCGCTGTATTTTGTACGATGTCAGTATGCCGGATGCGTCTAAGGAGGTACATCAATGA
- a CDS encoding ABC transporter ATP-binding protein, translated as MNQSKDTSEHLLVVENLRKYYPVRGGFFRRKIGDVKAVDNISLELKRGETFGLVGESGCGKTTAGRTITRLFKPTEGKITFEGQDITNLRGSELRNIRKDIQMVFQDPYASLNPKMMVGSIVTEPILNYKGGNESKYKEEVMTLLGRVGLPEDAYFKYPHEFSGGQRQRIGIARALALKPKLIVADEPVSALDVSVQSQVLNLLKELQEEFNLTLLFIAHDLSVVKHMSDRIGVMYLGNLVEIADADDIYANPKHPYTQALISAIPQPDPRNKSERVILSGDVPSPQNPPVGCPFHPRCPQVMPECSEIKPELKGVNGDHRVSCLLYEK; from the coding sequence ATGAATCAGTCCAAAGACACTTCCGAACACCTTCTTGTGGTGGAGAACTTGAGAAAATATTATCCGGTCCGCGGAGGTTTTTTCCGTCGAAAGATCGGCGATGTTAAAGCTGTGGATAACATTTCCCTTGAATTGAAGCGTGGAGAAACCTTCGGACTTGTAGGTGAATCCGGCTGCGGTAAGACAACAGCGGGCCGTACGATCACCCGCTTGTTCAAACCGACTGAGGGCAAAATCACCTTCGAAGGACAGGACATTACAAACCTCAGAGGTTCAGAGCTTCGCAACATTCGCAAAGATATTCAGATGGTTTTCCAGGACCCTTATGCCTCTTTGAACCCGAAGATGATGGTAGGCAGTATCGTGACTGAACCGATTCTCAATTATAAAGGTGGCAATGAAAGTAAGTATAAGGAAGAAGTGATGACGCTCCTTGGGCGTGTCGGTCTTCCTGAAGATGCCTATTTCAAGTACCCGCATGAATTTTCAGGTGGGCAAAGACAGCGGATCGGGATCGCCCGGGCGCTGGCATTGAAACCGAAATTGATTGTCGCGGACGAACCGGTATCTGCATTGGACGTATCCGTTCAGTCACAGGTATTGAATTTGCTGAAAGAACTGCAGGAAGAATTCAACTTGACATTGCTCTTTATCGCTCATGACCTGAGTGTCGTGAAACACATGAGTGATCGCATCGGCGTCATGTATCTCGGTAATCTTGTTGAAATCGCTGATGCCGACGATATTTATGCCAACCCGAAACACCCGTACACCCAGGCACTGATTTCCGCGATCCCACAGCCGGATCCGAGAAATAAAAGTGAAAGAGTTATTCTTTCCGGGGACGTTCCGAGTCCTCAAAACCCGCCGGTCGGTTGTCCATTTCACCCGCGTTGCCCTCAGGTAATGCCGGAGTGTAGTGAAATAAAGCCGGAATTAAAGGGGGTGAATGGTGATCACCGAGTGTCATGCCTGCTTTATGAAAAGTAG
- the serS gene encoding serine--tRNA ligase, with amino-acid sequence MLDMKRLRSDFEGIKQKLETRNEDISALDDFEKLDTTRREVIQKVEELKNKRNTVSEQISRMKREKEDASAVIQEMKEVSADIKELDEQQREVDEKMKTLMLTIPNIPHESAPVGLDESENEEVSTWGERPAFDFESKAHWDLAVELNIVDFERASKVTGSRFAFYKGLGARLERALINFMMDFHEEKHGYTEVLPPYMVNRDSMTGTGQLPKFAEDAFQIQEEDYFLIPTAEVPVTNMHRDEILTGEELPIAYAAFSACFRSEAGSAGRDTRGLIRQHQFNKVELVRFTKPEDSYSELEKLTGHAEKILQQLNLPYRILNMCTGDLGFTAAKKYDIEVWLPSYGEYKEISSCSNFEDFQARRANIRFKRDAKGKAEFVHTLNGSGLAVGRTVAAILENYQQQDGTVKVPKVLQPYMGGKTVIR; translated from the coding sequence ATGCTCGATATGAAAAGACTCCGCAGTGACTTTGAGGGAATCAAACAGAAACTCGAAACCCGAAATGAGGACATCAGTGCTCTGGATGACTTTGAAAAACTCGATACAACACGTCGTGAGGTTATTCAAAAGGTGGAGGAGTTAAAAAACAAGCGCAACACGGTGTCTGAACAAATTTCCCGTATGAAGCGGGAGAAAGAAGATGCATCAGCAGTCATCCAGGAGATGAAAGAAGTCTCAGCAGACATCAAAGAACTCGATGAACAGCAGCGGGAAGTGGATGAGAAGATGAAAACCTTAATGCTGACGATCCCAAATATCCCGCATGAAAGTGCACCGGTTGGTTTGGACGAATCAGAGAATGAGGAAGTGAGTACCTGGGGAGAACGTCCGGCTTTTGATTTCGAAAGTAAGGCACATTGGGATCTTGCAGTCGAGTTGAATATCGTTGATTTCGAACGGGCATCGAAAGTAACCGGGAGCCGATTTGCCTTCTATAAAGGTCTGGGAGCAAGACTTGAACGCGCATTAATAAACTTCATGATGGATTTTCATGAAGAAAAACATGGCTATACCGAAGTGTTGCCTCCCTACATGGTGAACCGTGACAGTATGACCGGAACAGGACAACTTCCTAAATTTGCTGAAGATGCCTTTCAAATCCAAGAGGAAGATTACTTCCTGATCCCGACAGCTGAAGTACCGGTAACGAATATGCATCGAGATGAAATCCTCACCGGTGAAGAATTACCGATTGCCTATGCAGCATTCAGCGCGTGTTTCCGCTCGGAAGCTGGATCTGCTGGCCGGGACACGCGAGGGTTAATCAGGCAACATCAGTTCAACAAAGTGGAACTGGTTCGTTTCACAAAACCGGAGGATTCTTACAGCGAGCTCGAGAAACTGACAGGTCATGCGGAGAAAATTCTGCAGCAGCTGAATCTGCCATACCGCATATTAAATATGTGCACGGGAGATCTGGGCTTTACGGCGGCGAAAAAATATGACATTGAAGTCTGGTTACCAAGCTACGGGGAATACAAAGAGATCTCATCATGCAGTAACTTTGAGGATTTTCAAGCACGCCGGGCAAACATCCGCTTTAAACGGGATGCAAAAGGCAAAGCCGAATTTGTTCATACATTGAATGGTTCCGGACTGGCGGTTGGCAGAACGGTAGCAGCGATACTTGAAAATTATCAACAACAAGATGGAACGGTGAAGGTGCCGAAGGTTCTCCAGCCTTACATGGGTGGGAAAACAGTGATCAGGTAA